The Cervus elaphus chromosome 22, mCerEla1.1, whole genome shotgun sequence genome has a window encoding:
- the PHB2 gene encoding prohibitin-2 produces the protein MAQNLKDLAGRLPSGPRGMGTALKLLLGAGAVAYGIRESVFTVEGGHRAIFFNRIGGVQQDTILAEGLHFRIPWFQYPIIYDIRARPRKISSPTGSKDLQMVNISLRVLSRPNAMELPSMYQRLGLDYEERVLPSIVNEVLKSVVAKFNASQLITQRAQVSLLIRRELTERAKDFSLILDDVAITELSFSREYTAAVEAKQVAQQEAQRAQFLVEKAKQEQRQKIVQAEGEAEAARMLGEALSKNPGYIKLRKIRAAQNISKTIATSQNRIYLTADNLVLNLQDESFTRGSDSLIKGKK, from the exons ATGGCCCAGAACTTGAAGGACTTGGCGGGACGGCTGCCCTCCGGGCCCCGGGGTATGGGCACGGCGCTGAAGCTACTGCTGGGGGCCGGCGCCGTGGCCTACGGCATCCGCGAATCGGTGTTCACCG tggaaggaggGCACAGAGCCATTTTCTTTAATCGGATCGGAGGCGTGCAGCAGGACACCATTCTGGCCGAGGGCCTTCACTTCAG GATCCCCTGGTTCCAGTACCCCATCATCTATGACATTCGGGCCAGACCCCGAAAAATTTCCTCCCCCACAGGCTCCAAAG ACCTGCAGATGGTGAACATCTCCCTGCGAGTGCTGTCCCGACCCAATGCCATGGAGCTGCCCAGCATGTACCAGCGCCTGGGGCTGGACTACGAGGAGCGAGTGTTGCCGTCCATTGTCAACGAGGTGCTCAAGAGCGTGGTGGCCAAGTTCAACGCCTCCCAGCTGATCACCCAGCGGGCCCAG gtgTCCTTGCTGATCCGACGGGAGCTGACAGAGAGGGCCAAGGACTTCAGCCTCATTCTGGATGACGTAGCCATTACCGAGCTGAGCTTCAGCCGCGAGTACACGGCTGCTGTGGAAGCCAAACAAGTGG CCCAGCAGGAGGCCCAGCGCGCCCAGTTCCTGGTGGAGAAAGCGAAGCAGGAACAGCGGCAGAAGATCGTGCAGGCGGAGGGTGAGGCCGAGGCAGCACGGATG CTGGGAGAGGCCCTGAGCAAAAACCCAGGTTATATCAAGCTGCGCAAGATCCGGGCAGCCCAGAACATCTCCAAGACG ATCGCCACCTCACAGAATCGTATCTATCTCACTGCTGACAACCTCGTGCTCAACCTACAGGATGAAAGTTTCACCCG gggaag TGACAGTCTCATCAAGGGTAAGAAATGA
- the EMG1 gene encoding ribosomal RNA small subunit methyltransferase NEP1 isoform X1: MAAPSGAFQPRERRAAEQEEDWDAVAPKRPRLGAGSKIGGRRLIVVLEGASLETVKVGKTYELLNCDKHKSMLLKNGRDPGEVRPDIAHQSLLMLMDSPLNRAGLLQVYIHTQKNVLIEVNPQTRIPRTFDRFCGLMVQLLHKLSVRAADGPQKLLKVIKNPVSDHFPVGCMKIGTSFSVPVVSDVRELAPSSDPIVFVVGAFAHGKVDVEYTEKMVSISNYPLSAALTCAKVTTAFEEAWGVV; this comes from the exons ATGGCTGCGCCCAGTGGGGCATTCCAACCTCGTGAGCGCCGGGCTGCGGAGCAGGAAGAGGACTGGGATGCTGTGGCGCCCAAGCGGCCCCGACTTGGGGCGGGAAGCAAGATCGGGGGCCGTAGGCTCATTGTGGTGCTGGAAGGAGCCAGTCTGGAGACAGTCAAG GTGGGAAAGACATATGAGCTACTCAACTGTGACAAGCACAAGTCCATGTTGTTGAAGAATGGCCGGGACCCTGGGGAAGTGAGGCCAGACATAGCTCACCAG AGTTTACTGATGCTGATGGACAGTCCTCTGAACCGGGCGGGCTTGCTCCAGGTTTACATCCACACGCAGAAGAATGTGCTGATTGAAGTGAACCCCCAGACTCGAATTCCCAGAACCTTTGACCGCTTTTGTGGCCTCATGG TTCAGCTTTTACACAAACTCAGCGTTCGAGCAGCTGATGGCCCCCAGAAGCTCTTGAAG gtgATTAAGAATCCAGTGTCAGACCACTTCCCAGTTGGGTGTATGAAAATTGGCACTTCTTTTTCCGTCCCAGTCGTCAGTGATGTGCGAGAGCTGGCACCCAGCAGTGACCCCATTGTCTTCGTGGTGGGGGCCTTTGCTCACGGCAAG gtggacgtggagtacacaGAGAAGATGGTGTCCATCAGCAACTACCCGCTCTCTGCCGCCCTCACCTGTGCAAAAGTCACCACTGCCTTTGAAGAAGCGTGGGGGGTCGTCTGA
- the EMG1 gene encoding ribosomal RNA small subunit methyltransferase NEP1 isoform X2 — protein MAAPSGAFQPRERRAAEQEEDWDAVAPKRPRLGAGSKIGGRRLIVVLEGASLETVKSLLMLMDSPLNRAGLLQVYIHTQKNVLIEVNPQTRIPRTFDRFCGLMVQLLHKLSVRAADGPQKLLKVIKNPVSDHFPVGCMKIGTSFSVPVVSDVRELAPSSDPIVFVVGAFAHGKVDVEYTEKMVSISNYPLSAALTCAKVTTAFEEAWGVV, from the exons ATGGCTGCGCCCAGTGGGGCATTCCAACCTCGTGAGCGCCGGGCTGCGGAGCAGGAAGAGGACTGGGATGCTGTGGCGCCCAAGCGGCCCCGACTTGGGGCGGGAAGCAAGATCGGGGGCCGTAGGCTCATTGTGGTGCTGGAAGGAGCCAGTCTGGAGACAGTCAAG AGTTTACTGATGCTGATGGACAGTCCTCTGAACCGGGCGGGCTTGCTCCAGGTTTACATCCACACGCAGAAGAATGTGCTGATTGAAGTGAACCCCCAGACTCGAATTCCCAGAACCTTTGACCGCTTTTGTGGCCTCATGG TTCAGCTTTTACACAAACTCAGCGTTCGAGCAGCTGATGGCCCCCAGAAGCTCTTGAAG gtgATTAAGAATCCAGTGTCAGACCACTTCCCAGTTGGGTGTATGAAAATTGGCACTTCTTTTTCCGTCCCAGTCGTCAGTGATGTGCGAGAGCTGGCACCCAGCAGTGACCCCATTGTCTTCGTGGTGGGGGCCTTTGCTCACGGCAAG gtggacgtggagtacacaGAGAAGATGGTGTCCATCAGCAACTACCCGCTCTCTGCCGCCCTCACCTGTGCAAAAGTCACCACTGCCTTTGAAGAAGCGTGGGGGGTCGTCTGA